The genomic region GCCGTCCCGGACATGCCGCGAGCCTGGTCAGGGCCGTCCGATAGGCCGCCTTTGCCTGATCATCGAGTTCAAGGGTCAAACAGGGTTCGTCGATCTGAACCCACTGAATCCCCTTCTCCGCCAGGAGAGCGAGCAACTGCTCGTACATCGGGATCAGTTGGTCGAGGAACGCCAATGGGGTGAGTCCCTTCGTTTTCCCCTGTTCCATTTTAGAAAGCAGGAGAAACGTCACGGGACCAAGGAGGACGGGACGGAGGCCGCCACCTGTCGTTTCCGCTTCATCGATCTCGCCGAGCAGTTTCGAAGCGTTGAGAGCAAACGTTTGTTTGGATGCCAGTTCCGGAACGATGTAATGGTAGTTGGTATCGAACCATTTCGTCATTTCGAGCGCGGGCACGTCCATCCCCTCGCCACTCTCCTGTAATCCTCGAGCCATCGCAAAATATCTGACCAGCGGATCTTTGATCGCCCGGTAGCGTGCGGGGATGGCGCCGACCATCACGGCCGTGTCCAGCACCTGATCATAGAGAGAGAAATCTCCCACAGGAATGTGGTCGATGCCGGCCTGTTTCATGAGGGACCAATGTCGGCGCCGGAGACCGGCGGCACATTGCTGCAAATCCGCCGCGGACGTTTTCTTCGACCAGAACGATTCGAGCGCTTTCTTCAGTTCACGTTCAAAACCGATACGTGGGTACCCAAGACAGGTCGCGAGCACAGACATCATGACGGCTCCTTTCGGAAACGCTGAAGGTTGCGGTTGTGCGGCACCACGGATGGAATCGGCTTCCTGGGCATCGAAGGGCGTTCGACATGCTCGGCAGATTCAACGCGCATCACGGACTCCTCCATTCGGCGCCTTACGGCGGACCTAACGGACCCGGATGCATGACGCAGGGAGGAGAAGACGTATGGCAAGACGAGATCTGCCGCGAAATGGGCAGACGCGCAGGCGACCGTCACCCCCACGGGCGATCATCAAGGAGGCACTATAGGGAAGTGGTCGTGAACCAAGAACGGAAGGAAGGAAACGATCCGAACCAGCTCAGACCTACGGTCCTCCCTCGAGGCATCCAGGTCAAACCGACATCGGTTGTCTCTCCAATGTCAGACGCTGGCAGGTCTTCGGGCTTGCGAGCATGTCGGCTAGTTGCCGATTCCCTACTCTCCACCGCTTCCCAACTCCCGAGAGTCAGTGCGAAGGTGGAGTCGTTCTCGCTTACCGCTGCGGGGCAGCCCCGGATTCACACCGGGTTCCCTTTTGATCCCTGACATAATCAGAGAACCAGCATGGTCGGCAGTCTATAGTCGCGCGGAGACGATGTCAAGAACGGCAACGGACAGATTTTCTGACGACCTATCGGCCGAACACCGCAGTTCATCGGCGGCGTGTATACGATAGCGGATCACCGTCCGCTGCAACTGCGTGTGGGAGGAGACCATGAAAGAACGTGTATCGAGGCAATTCCCACCAAGCTGATCACAATGTGGACAGGAGCGACGTACTACAACGCCATATTGCTTACCTGAATCTAGAATTCTTGGGTGGAACGTCAAGCTTGAGCCGAACGCCGCGATGACATTGCTCACACGGGATCATGACAGATCGACTATTGAGATCGTTCGTGCGACCGGATATCGGGAAATAGCCCCGCCGCAATCAAGCGATCAATCCCGCTAAACGGCGATACAGTGCGCAACCCTGCCGTTGTCGATAAAACCTGATAGCGTAGCCGTGCGTTTCGATCTAGAGTCTGAAACACACGATCGCGGAGGCGGGCCACCACCGGATTCCCGGTATTCCAATAGAACACTTGTTGATCGGCCAAGCGTTGCAGCATGTTCACTTGCGGTCGCCTGGCACGTTCAAATGCACTCAATCTGGCGGCCGAATAGTCCTTGTCAGCAAGACAGCTTGGGATGAGATCGGCTAGCGTCATGGCATCGACCATGGCCTGCATCCGCCCCTGCGATGCGTGGGGATTCATCGCATGGGCGGCATCACCGATCAGGACGGCTCCATTGGCCACCCATCTCGGCGTGCGCACCCGACAAGTCGGCAGATATCCGACCTGACTCCACTCGTTCAAATTCCGAAAGAGCCTGCTAAACTGCGGTGCGATCTGGCTCCAGGTCTGCTGGAGCGCAGGGATACCACGCTGTTTCACGGCTTCCATCGAATCTTTGGGAATCATGTATAAGATGTATGCCTTCTTTCCAGTGACCGGAAACAGTCCCAAGATGGTCTTATTCCCAACGTAGTAGGACGTGTCCGCGATCTGATCGTCCGACTCCAGTATCGCAATCAGATATCCATCCCCATAGAGATGCAGATCGACGGGGATCTTGAGAGCTTCTCGCACTTTCGAAAACGCTCCGTCAGCACCGACGACAACCTTTGCACGAATCGTGAGTGGGCCATCCCGTCCTTCAGCCGATATTCCGACAACCCGCTCGTCCTCGCGTATGAGTCCCGTGAAGGAGGTTCCGTAGTGAAGTGCCACGCTCTTCTGTTGCTGTATTGCCGCGATGATCGCATGGTGTGCTACGTTGGCAAGGGTCACGATGGCGCGGTTATACGGTGGCGGCAAGTCGCCATAGTCAATGCTGCAAAGACGCGTGCCCCCGGCTCGGCAAAAATGAAACAGCCGCACGGACAGCGTAGCATCGGCCGGCAGTGACGATAAGACGCCCAAACGGTCGAGAACCGCTTGCCCGTTTGGTTGGATAATCTCACCCCGCAAACTCTTGGATGGACTGCCTGCCTGATCGACCACCACTGTGCGAATGTTTTGCTTTGCCAGTGCCAGGGCTAAAACGGCACCGCCGCCACCCGCACCGACAATCGCTACGTCCGTTTCGATCATTCCCTTATTCATGGCGAGATGATACTCCACGGGCCGGAACTCGATATCTTTTCTCGTTTCTCATGGCAGCGGCGTTCGCGAACAACTACCAAATACCACACTCCAAATACCTTGCGCAGCTCTATTCAAGGCTACCATCTGAAACATACCGTCGAACGGATCGGTCTCATTAGGATCTGCTCCGCATCTTTGAGGACTCCTTGAAATGAGGAACTCAGCCAGCTTCCCAAACCCTTCGCTTTGACTTAACCGCTCTGCCGAGGCTAATCTACACCACTTTTCGCCTCTGTTGGCACATCAATAATAGGGACGGGATAGGTGTTCTTTAGATTGCTCCCGCCACTCTCTTGCACTGTGAGTGGACGTGAATGACATCACGCTTCTTGAGACATTCGACATGATGAACATGTTCATATTGGTGATCGTCTCTCTTCTGGTCTTATTGCTGATCGGACTCGTGCTGTACTTGCTGTTTCCTCGCAAGTATCACTCCGCCGATTCTGTCGCCAATTCTTATGATGACTGGACCAATGACGGCATTCTGGAGTTCTACTGGGGCGAGCATATTCACCTGGGGCACTATGGCTCTCCGCCCCACAAGAAGGATTTTCTCAAAGCCAAGTCAGACTTTGTGCATGAAATGGCACGTTGGGGTGGGTTAGACAAGCTTCCCGCCGGCACGACGGTTTTGGACGTGGGCTGCGGCATTGGCGGAAGCAGCCGCATTCTAGCACGGGACTATGGCTTTGCCGTGACAGGAATCACCCTCAGCCCTCAGCAAGTCAGGCGCGCTCAAGAACTGACCTCCCCGGAGGTGAACGCCCACTTTCAGGTCGATGATGCGCTGGCCCTTTCGTTCCCTGATGCCAGTTTTGATGTGGTCTGGTCGGTCGAGGCAGGACCGCACATGCCGGACAAGGCACGGTTTGCGCGAGAGTTATTGCGCGTTCTGAAACCGGGTGGAATTCTGGTTGTTGCCGATTGGAATCAGCGGGACGACCGCCGGGTTCCACTCAACTTCTGGGAAAAGCCAGTGATGCGGCAACTGCTGGATCAGTGGTCTCATCCGGCGTTTTCCAGCATCGAACGGTTCTCAGAATTATTGGAGGAAACCGGACTGGTGGCGGGTGAAGTCACCACGGCAGATTGGACTGCCGAGACCTTACCCTCCTGGGTCGATTCGATCTGGCAGGGAGCTGTCCGCCCGGCAGGGCTCGTTCGGTTTGGCATGGTCGGGGTAATTAAATCATTGCGAGAAGTGCCTACGTTCCTGTTGATGCGTCTGGCATTTGGGACAGGGTTGTGTCGCTTTGGCATGTTTCGGGCCGTGCATGCCAATGTCCCTGCGAGTGAGATATTGTCTACACAGACGGGCAACAGGTGTGTCCGATCATAACTGGCGTTTGATGCCCCAAGAAACTCATCACTGAGCTCAGGTTCTTACAGGACCCGCGAAGGCTCCATTCTCGGCACAGTCAAAAGTGTTTCGTCGCGGCGGCTCCGGTTCGCAGCATTGAACAACTAGACCAATAATATCCAGATCTATTTCCTCTCCCTCTCTCAGATCCGGGTGTGCTTCCAGAATGCCATGAAGGATCAATGCCGGATGCTCTGATAACTTCATCAAGGTCGGTCATCGCGTGATCATCCATCGCCCGAAACTCACCCTCGCACTCATCGACACGCCGCAATACAGAGGCCCGCGCAGTCGGATCCCATAGCCGATCCTCCCACAGTCAATCACTCGGGCCGAGAATGTTTCATCTCCGACTGCAGTCGGAT from Nitrospira japonica harbors:
- a CDS encoding methyltransferase domain-containing protein; translation: MMNMFILVIVSLLVLLLIGLVLYLLFPRKYHSADSVANSYDDWTNDGILEFYWGEHIHLGHYGSPPHKKDFLKAKSDFVHEMARWGGLDKLPAGTTVLDVGCGIGGSSRILARDYGFAVTGITLSPQQVRRAQELTSPEVNAHFQVDDALALSFPDASFDVVWSVEAGPHMPDKARFARELLRVLKPGGILVVADWNQRDDRRVPLNFWEKPVMRQLLDQWSHPAFSSIERFSELLEETGLVAGEVTTADWTAETLPSWVDSIWQGAVRPAGLVRFGMVGVIKSLREVPTFLLMRLAFGTGLCRFGMFRAVHANVPASEILSTQTGNRCVRS
- a CDS encoding FAD-dependent oxidoreductase — protein: MNKGMIETDVAIVGAGGGGAVLALALAKQNIRTVVVDQAGSPSKSLRGEIIQPNGQAVLDRLGVLSSLPADATLSVRLFHFCRAGGTRLCSIDYGDLPPPYNRAIVTLANVAHHAIIAAIQQQKSVALHYGTSFTGLIREDERVVGISAEGRDGPLTIRAKVVVGADGAFSKVREALKIPVDLHLYGDGYLIAILESDDQIADTSYYVGNKTILGLFPVTGKKAYILYMIPKDSMEAVKQRGIPALQQTWSQIAPQFSRLFRNLNEWSQVGYLPTCRVRTPRWVANGAVLIGDAAHAMNPHASQGRMQAMVDAMTLADLIPSCLADKDYSAARLSAFERARRPQVNMLQRLADQQVFYWNTGNPVVARLRDRVFQTLDRNARLRYQVLSTTAGLRTVSPFSGIDRLIAAGLFPDIRSHERSQ